In Canis lupus dingo isolate Sandy chromosome 32, ASM325472v2, whole genome shotgun sequence, the following are encoded in one genomic region:
- the MEPE gene encoding matrix extracellular phosphoglycoprotein has product MSVYLESPGNNGAEDKDNAINKSHDQEEYGTALIRNNMQHIMEPGTVTELLAEENKENKPRNILSKIPASVNYVKVPSKNRKNYQRDPQAQNIPVKSKSTHHTQHNIDYPKQLQKVKKIPSDFEGSGYPDLQERGDNDISPFSGDGQPFKDISGKGEPIGPDLKGTDIQTESSGPREADTISPDARRPGYNEIPEREESGGSTTGTRDETRKEASTDVSLVEGSNDIIGSTNFKELPGKEGNRVGANSQNAHQGKVEFHYPFPPSKEKKAEGSSDVAESTNYNEIPKNGKGSSRKDTEHSNRNKVISTGKQRFPTKGKSQSQLVPSHDLDNEIKNEIGSHNGLNNEETIITQSRKNHYVPHRQNSTWNKGVPKRKGSWGYRKPHSRRRVSPPRRHDSSESSDSDSSSESDGD; this is encoded by the coding sequence ATGTCCGTTTACCTTGAATCCCCTGGGAATAATGGGGCCGAGGATAAAGACAATGCTATCAACAAATCACATGACCAAGAAGAATATGGTACAGCTCTCATCAGAAATAATATGCAACATATAATGGAGCCAGGGACTGTGACTGAACTCTtggcagaagaaaacaaagagaacaaaCCCAGAAATATTCTAAGCAAAATTCCAGCAAGTGTGAACTATGTTAAAGTCCCCTCAAAAAATAGGAAGAATTATCAAAGAGATCCTCAAGCCCAGAATATTCCAGTTAAAAGCAAAAGCACCCATCATACCCAACACAACATTGACTATCCAAAACAGCtccaaaaagtcaaaaaaatccCCAGTGATTTTGAAGGCAGTGGTTACCCAGATCTTCAAGAGAGGGGGGACAATGATATCTCTCCTTTCAGCGGAGATGGTCAACCTTTTAAGGACATTTCTGGTAAGGGAGAACCTATTGGTCCTGACCTAAAAGGTACAGATATACAAACAGAGTCTTCTGGCCCACGTGAAGCTGATACTATCAGTCCTGATGCAAGAAGGCCAGGTTATAATGagatcccagaaagagaagaaagtggtGGAAGTACCACTGGAACCAGGGATGAAACAAGAAAAGAGGCAAGCACTGATGTAAGCCTAGTAGAGGGCAGCAACGATATCATAGGTAGCACCAACTTTAAGGAACTCcctggaaaagaaggaaacagagtaGGTGCCAACAGCCAAAATGCTCACCAAGGGAAAGTAGAGTTTCATTACCCTTTTCCAccctcaaaagagaaaaaagctgaAGGCAGTAGTGATGTAGCTGAAAGTACTAATTATAATGAAATTCCAAAAAATGGCAAAGGTAGTAGTAGAAAAGATACAGAGCATTCTAATAGGAATAAAGTAATCTCAACTGGAAAACAAAGATTTCCCACTAAGGGCAAAAGTCAGAGCCAGCTTGTTCCTTCTCATGATCTTGATAacgaaattaaaaatgaaataggttCCCATAATGGCCTCAATAATGAGGAGACTATAATAACACAGAGCAGAAAAAATCATTATGTACCCCACAGACAAAATTCTACATGGAATAAGGGTGTGCCAAAGAGGAAAGGCTCCTGGGGTTACAGAAAACCCCATTCCAGGAGAAGGGTGAGCCCCCCTAGAAGGCATGATAGTAGTGAATCATCTGACAGTGACAGTTCCAGTGAGAGTGATGGTGACTAG